A single region of the Rhodothermia bacterium genome encodes:
- a CDS encoding LemA family protein, whose amino-acid sequence MKGGAILAIVVVALFGMWGCSQYNGLVTTDSEVQTAWANVQSAYQRRADLVPNLVSTVKGAANFEQQTLTQVVEARAKATSIQLKAEDLNDPQKMQQFQQAQASLSQGLGRLMMVAENYPQLRATEAFVGLQSQLEGTENRINTERNRYNEVVQNYNVKVRSFPLVMFAGMMGFSAKQPFQAEASAQSAPKVQF is encoded by the coding sequence ATGAAAGGTGGTGCTATTCTTGCAATTGTTGTTGTCGCACTTTTTGGCATGTGGGGCTGTTCACAATATAATGGCCTTGTAACAACAGATTCTGAAGTTCAAACCGCTTGGGCAAACGTACAGTCTGCTTATCAACGCCGAGCAGATTTGGTTCCGAATCTTGTAAGTACCGTAAAAGGCGCTGCAAACTTTGAGCAACAAACGTTGACCCAAGTTGTGGAAGCCCGTGCAAAAGCGACCTCCATCCAACTCAAGGCAGAAGACCTGAATGATCCCCAAAAAATGCAGCAGTTCCAGCAAGCACAGGCTTCTCTGAGCCAAGGTTTAGGTCGTTTAATGATGGTTGCGGAAAATTACCCACAATTACGGGCAACAGAAGCCTTTGTGGGGCTACAAAGCCAATTAGAGGGCACGGAAAACCGTATCAATACAGAACGCAACCGCTATAACGAGGTCGTTCAGAACTATAATGTTAAAGTTCGGAGTTTCCCATTGGTCATGTTTGCTGGTATGATGGGCTTTTCTGCAAAGCAGCCCTTCCAAGCAGAAGCAAGTGCCCAGAGCGCACCGAAAGTCCAGTTCTAA
- the mscL gene encoding large conductance mechanosensitive channel protein MscL, translating into MMSEFKEFIAKGNVMDLAVGVIIGAAFQKIVDSLVNDLLMPIVGIFLGGVDFSALEYTVGSATLKYGMFIQAIINFLVIAFVVFLIVRWVNKVRNK; encoded by the coding sequence ATGATGTCCGAATTTAAAGAGTTCATTGCTAAAGGTAATGTGATGGACTTGGCTGTCGGTGTAATTATTGGCGCCGCTTTTCAAAAGATTGTTGATAGCTTGGTCAATGACTTGTTAATGCCGATCGTTGGTATTTTCTTGGGAGGTGTAGATTTTTCGGCCTTGGAATACACCGTCGGAAGTGCAACCCTAAAATATGGCATGTTTATTCAAGCCATTATCAACTTCTTGGTGATTGCATTTGTTGTCTTTCTTATTGTACGCTGGGTAAACAAAGTCCGTAATAAATAA
- a CDS encoding putative DNA binding domain-containing protein: MTVQALQRLIQIGEGLHIEFKKKIPEPERIAKEIIALANTRGGKILVGIEDDGTLCGVRDAEEEIFALEQAMTRHILPAVDHELEVVPISRKKEVLVLSIPDSRKKPHFLLQADGARKVAFIRIADKSVEASKEMVRIMRDEQNPRDVQFEFGEKERKLMAYLDRYEKITVSQFARLADIPSKQAAHTLVLLVRANILTVKPQEDEDFYMVV, translated from the coding sequence ATGACTGTCCAAGCCTTGCAGCGCCTGATCCAAATCGGAGAGGGCCTACATATTGAGTTTAAAAAGAAAATCCCAGAGCCGGAGCGCATTGCAAAAGAAATTATTGCATTGGCCAATACCCGAGGCGGTAAAATTCTGGTAGGCATAGAGGATGATGGTACGTTGTGTGGTGTGCGTGATGCAGAGGAGGAAATCTTTGCGTTAGAACAGGCGATGACGCGCCATATTTTGCCCGCAGTTGACCACGAATTGGAGGTCGTTCCCATCTCACGAAAGAAAGAGGTCTTGGTGCTTTCCATACCCGATAGCCGTAAAAAACCGCACTTTCTCCTACAAGCAGATGGCGCAAGAAAGGTGGCCTTCATACGAATCGCAGACAAAAGTGTGGAGGCAAGCAAGGAAATGGTTCGCATCATGCGTGACGAGCAAAACCCACGCGATGTGCAATTCGAGTTTGGAGAAAAAGAAAGAAAACTAATGGCATATTTGGATCGCTACGAGAAAATTACCGTTTCTCAATTTGCGCGGCTCGCAGATATCCCATCCAAGCAGGCCGCACATACCTTAGTGCTTTTGGTTCGGGCAAATATCCTTACCGTGAAGCCGCAAGAAGATGAAGATTTTTATATGGTTGTGTAG
- a CDS encoding NAD(P)H-dependent glycerol-3-phosphate dehydrogenase, with the protein MITHPKRIAIFGSGSWGTALAIGLVEKGHEVTLWARRQEAAKAMRENRHNPDYLPDVRLPEGLNITHNLGNTAREKEMWVIATPSHSIRALATSLKPFAHKKLIVVSVAKGIENGTLLTTSQVLSDVLIPLVPKSHIGVLYGPSHAEEVILGMPTTVVAAAGSRTAAQEIQHTFMSKKLRIYVNPDLLGVEISGSVKNVMAIAAGISDGVGYGDNTKAAILTRGMAEIRRLGLAMGAKPETFSGLAGIGDLVVTCMSQHSRNRFVGEQIGRGRSLEEIQAEMNMVAEGVRTTQSVMELARKLHVEMPITEAVHSLLFEGKKPQEVVMHLMTRAAKNELDWLG; encoded by the coding sequence ATGATAACACATCCCAAAAGAATTGCCATTTTTGGCAGTGGAAGTTGGGGAACGGCATTAGCAATTGGACTGGTGGAGAAAGGGCATGAGGTGACATTGTGGGCCAGACGCCAAGAAGCCGCTAAAGCCATGCGCGAAAATCGTCATAATCCAGATTATTTGCCCGATGTCCGGCTGCCCGAAGGATTGAATATCACCCATAACTTAGGCAATACCGCCCGTGAAAAAGAGATGTGGGTGATTGCAACACCTTCACATTCTATTCGGGCGCTTGCAACCTCCTTAAAACCCTTTGCACATAAAAAGCTGATCGTTGTATCCGTAGCAAAAGGTATCGAAAACGGAACATTGCTAACAACCTCGCAAGTCTTATCGGATGTCCTCATTCCCTTGGTTCCGAAAAGCCATATCGGGGTGTTGTATGGCCCCAGTCATGCAGAGGAAGTGATTCTTGGAATGCCTACAACGGTCGTGGCGGCGGCAGGTTCACGCACGGCTGCCCAAGAAATCCAGCATACCTTCATGAGCAAGAAGCTGCGAATTTATGTAAATCCAGATTTGTTGGGGGTGGAAATATCGGGATCAGTTAAAAACGTGATGGCCATAGCCGCAGGCATTAGTGATGGTGTGGGTTATGGCGACAATACCAAAGCCGCCATTTTGACGCGGGGCATGGCCGAAATCCGTCGTTTGGGCTTGGCTATGGGCGCAAAACCAGAAACCTTTTCAGGACTTGCGGGGATCGGCGACTTGGTGGTGACGTGTATGAGCCAGCACAGCCGAAACCGGTTTGTTGGTGAACAAATTGGTAGAGGACGGTCGCTTGAGGAGATCCAAGCCGAAATGAATATGGTTGCAGAAGGCGTCCGTACAACCCAATCGGTTATGGAACTTGCCCGCAAACTGCATGTTGAAATGCCCATCACCGAGGCCGTCCATTCTTTGTTGTTCGAGGGCAAAAAGCCACAAGAAGTGGTCATGCACCTGATGACGAGGGCTGCAAAAAATGAATTAGACTGGTTAGGTTGA
- a CDS encoding phosphoribosylformylglycinamidine cyclo-ligase, translated as MTTYQDAGVNIDAGNETVNRIKPMLRSTFTPSVLADIGAFGAFFKPDFAAYDEPVLVSSVDGVGTKLKVAFMMGRHDTVGQDLVNHCVNDIAVCGAKPLFFMDYFSTGALDPNVAEQVVRGFTQACRENGCALIGGETAEMPDLYAKGEYDLAGTIVGMVDRADILDGSRVAAGDVLIGLPSTGLHTNGYSLARKVLFERFSIMDTPVELEGRMVGEVLLDIHRSYLSPIQMLCKTKMAHAFSHVTGGGLVENTMRVVPEGLNLQVNWQAWERPPIYALIQSVGEVPEEDMRRTFNLGIGLVAMVAQKNVEAVMNMLKTTGESPLVIGSVINAKMEEEI; from the coding sequence ATGACGACCTATCAAGATGCCGGCGTGAACATAGATGCCGGAAATGAGACCGTAAACCGCATTAAACCAATGCTCCGGAGTACGTTTACGCCCAGTGTATTGGCGGATATTGGTGCCTTTGGGGCTTTTTTTAAACCTGATTTTGCAGCCTATGATGAACCGGTCTTGGTCTCTTCGGTAGATGGTGTTGGGACTAAACTAAAGGTGGCTTTTATGATGGGACGTCACGATACGGTGGGGCAAGACCTTGTTAACCATTGCGTCAATGACATCGCCGTTTGTGGAGCCAAACCCTTGTTTTTTATGGATTATTTTTCGACTGGTGCGTTAGATCCAAATGTTGCAGAACAAGTGGTACGTGGGTTTACGCAGGCTTGTCGGGAAAATGGCTGTGCATTGATTGGCGGGGAGACTGCCGAGATGCCAGACTTGTATGCCAAGGGAGAGTACGACTTGGCCGGAACCATTGTGGGCATGGTAGATCGGGCCGATATTTTGGATGGGAGCCGTGTAGCTGCTGGGGATGTATTGATCGGTTTGCCCTCTACAGGGCTGCATACCAATGGCTACTCTTTAGCAAGAAAAGTCTTGTTTGAACGTTTTTCCATAATGGATACACCGGTGGAACTAGAAGGTCGGATGGTGGGCGAAGTACTCTTAGATATTCACCGTTCCTATCTTTCCCCGATTCAGATGTTATGCAAAACCAAAATGGCACACGCCTTTTCGCATGTAACAGGCGGTGGATTGGTTGAAAACACCATGCGCGTTGTGCCAGAAGGTCTTAACTTGCAGGTGAATTGGCAGGCATGGGAACGGCCCCCTATTTATGCCCTTATTCAATCGGTAGGTGAGGTTCCTGAAGAGGACATGAGGCGGACTTTTAATCTGGGCATCGGTTTGGTGGCAATGGTTGCCCAAAAAAACGTCGAAGCCGTTATGAACATGCTGAAAACGACTGGCGAATCCCCCTTGGTGATTGGCAGCGTGATAAATGCCAAAATGGAAGAGGAAATATGA
- a CDS encoding T9SS type A sorting domain-containing protein, whose amino-acid sequence MQKRFLGYIFGLIMASSVALGAKLPYKSYDDLQAATSDQPKSFTLYQNFPNPFNPSTVIRFELKTKQYAKVNVYNILGKVVSTLKDETLDAGVHEVKFNAGDLPSGVYFYSLETRSGKVTRQMLLMK is encoded by the coding sequence ATGCAAAAAAGATTCCTTGGCTATATTTTTGGCTTAATCATGGCTTCGTCTGTTGCGCTGGGCGCTAAGTTGCCTTATAAATCCTATGACGACCTCCAAGCGGCCACGAGTGACCAGCCAAAGTCCTTTACATTGTATCAAAATTTTCCCAATCCATTTAATCCTTCCACGGTTATCCGTTTTGAGTTGAAAACCAAACAATATGCGAAGGTAAATGTTTACAATATTTTGGGGAAGGTCGTTTCGACCCTAAAAGACGAAACGTTGGATGCCGGCGTTCATGAGGTGAAGTTTAATGCGGGCGATTTGCCAAGTGGCGTGTATTTTTACAGCCTTGAGACCCGCTCAGGGAAGGTTACCCGCCAAATGCTGCTGATGAAATAG
- a CDS encoding cupin domain-containing protein, with translation MKQPISQKNAKSYLWGENAKGWWLVDNPHLSVVEEIAPPGNAEIRHMHHQSRQYLYVIEGEATVSIEHDDFVLHAGEGVEIPPKTYHQFRNESGKDVRYLVISSPKSTNDRKSFDW, from the coding sequence ATGAAACAGCCCATAAGTCAAAAAAATGCAAAGTCTTACCTATGGGGCGAAAATGCAAAAGGTTGGTGGTTGGTAGATAACCCACACCTTAGCGTGGTGGAAGAAATTGCGCCACCGGGGAATGCGGAAATCCGGCATATGCACCATCAATCTCGCCAATATCTCTACGTGATAGAAGGGGAAGCGACGGTATCCATCGAGCATGACGATTTTGTGTTACATGCCGGGGAAGGTGTCGAAATCCCGCCCAAGACCTATCATCAATTCCGGAATGAATCGGGGAAGGATGTTCGCTACCTGGTGATCTCTTCTCCAAAAAGCACCAATGATCGAAAAAGTTTTGACTGGTAG
- a CDS encoding response regulator transcription factor, which translates to MRCLLVDDDDMARMLMEHYISQIADLELVASCESAIQAANVLKKQPVELIFLDVEMPEMTGLEFIQSLETRPMVILVSAKEHYAVQAFDVEVTDYMVKPVKYARFLKAVQRAQSKLKPQKDATDPDQDYVFIKTEGRLVKLALTDIQWIEAQGDYVRIHTLKENYVVHGTIKGFEEKLPSNAFSRVHRSYIVRIDKIVDIADSSIVIERSVIPIGASYKDLLLKRLKTL; encoded by the coding sequence ATGCGCTGTTTATTAGTTGACGACGACGATATGGCCAGAATGCTCATGGAGCATTATATCTCGCAAATCGCAGACCTCGAATTGGTTGCCAGTTGTGAGTCTGCTATTCAGGCCGCCAATGTCCTGAAAAAACAACCTGTGGAGTTGATCTTTTTAGATGTCGAGATGCCAGAAATGACAGGTTTAGAATTTATCCAGAGCCTTGAGACCCGCCCTATGGTTATCTTGGTTAGTGCAAAAGAGCATTATGCCGTTCAAGCATTTGATGTTGAAGTTACGGATTACATGGTGAAGCCCGTCAAGTATGCCCGCTTCCTAAAAGCCGTTCAACGCGCACAATCAAAGCTAAAACCCCAAAAAGATGCCACTGACCCCGATCAAGACTACGTGTTCATAAAAACAGAAGGACGTCTTGTAAAACTGGCGTTGACAGATATTCAATGGATCGAAGCGCAAGGTGATTATGTCCGCATTCATACGCTGAAAGAAAATTATGTGGTGCATGGAACCATTAAAGGTTTTGAAGAGAAATTACCTTCTAATGCCTTCTCACGGGTACACCGCTCCTACATTGTACGAATAGATAAAATTGTGGACATTGCGGATTCATCTATTGTGATTGAGCGGTCGGTTATTCCTATTGGGGCATCTTATAAAGACCTATTGCTGAAAAGACTTAAAACGTTATAA
- a CDS encoding PAS domain S-box protein: MQFSGFDIAQDLATLYEISLSVGTTLDVQANCSAFVEKLISRKHLDVVSVWIEKQVGDVRRYELLYAEPKIRLTKGVLSDDHILVTRTQESAFWSISSEDPAFQEMITEDIHYPEGAFAVFRLENLGFLKLYDAKRRLPFYTRELNQLAPLVAQFGESVKRTLAHRTLLQEFEDRQRSTQRLKESETRKSAILESALDAIVTIDESARILEFNPAAERTFGYTKNEILGQSLAEELLIPEHREVLRAGIFNYIRTGQGPVLGRHMEMQAVHKNGTSFPVELAITPIENDERYLFTAYLRDITERKRSEAELIRVNDIAEQSIRSKERFLANMSHEMRTPLNAVIGLTHLLEETSLTRQQSRYLEAIQFSAGSLLALINDILDFAKIDAGKIDFEEVPFRLDELFKGLYAMLRFTAERKGLKLHIIPDENLPQSVVGDQVRLRQILLNLIGNAIKFTEKGEVKLKVKAMSVVDGKVTLAFAVEDTGIGIPSEKLSHIFDSFSQAASDTTRKYGGTGLGLAIVKELVSQQGGEIEVISEVNQGTVFNVLLPFLVSDQTVAASAENENTEIDQSLLNVRILVVEDNNMNQFVAHQMLTKWGATVDVAESGLIAIEKVRENTFDLVLMDIQMPGMDGIDATKYIRQTLKRSAAELPIIALTASMLAENRTQVFEAGMNDFVLKPFEPAHLRKVLVLHWKKAQANRQPMQPSPSSVETTLSPQKLVIEPIPETIQWAKAPSFQPDNKSRSMAQAVAQAPVVSNKAPDKEKPVAPLVAPQTLEIEIKPTVPNGDSLPANSVNIQQLLDHSLGNKAFVVRVIDLFLMQTPEQIHELTEFWRRGNFGQVKFIAHKMKSSARMIGIEALAQTLDTLEHDLAEGKTMSPQDGRMQFIVSLVDQALAELKLHRSKLAQ, translated from the coding sequence ATGCAGTTTTCAGGCTTCGACATCGCACAAGATTTGGCCACGCTCTACGAGATATCGCTCTCGGTAGGGACTACATTGGATGTGCAGGCAAATTGTTCCGCTTTTGTCGAGAAGCTCATTTCGCGCAAACATCTGGATGTCGTTTCTGTTTGGATTGAAAAGCAGGTGGGAGACGTAAGGCGCTACGAGCTTTTATATGCCGAGCCTAAAATCCGACTCACCAAAGGCGTTTTGTCAGATGACCATATATTGGTGACGCGAACACAGGAATCCGCTTTTTGGAGTATTTCCAGTGAAGACCCCGCTTTTCAGGAAATGATTACGGAAGACATCCATTACCCCGAAGGTGCGTTTGCTGTTTTTCGTTTAGAGAATCTGGGATTTTTAAAATTGTATGATGCTAAACGTCGTCTTCCTTTTTATACGCGAGAACTGAACCAACTTGCGCCGCTTGTTGCGCAGTTTGGCGAATCGGTGAAGAGGACACTTGCGCACCGTACTTTGTTACAAGAATTTGAGGATCGCCAACGCAGCACGCAGCGCTTAAAGGAAAGTGAGACGCGGAAATCCGCCATCTTAGAATCTGCATTAGATGCGATTGTCACCATAGACGAATCTGCAAGGATTTTGGAATTTAATCCGGCAGCCGAGCGGACTTTCGGATACACCAAAAACGAGATTTTAGGCCAATCTTTGGCCGAAGAGTTGTTAATTCCAGAGCACCGAGAAGTGTTAAGGGCAGGGATTTTTAATTATATACGAACAGGGCAAGGGCCTGTTTTAGGTCGCCATATGGAAATGCAAGCGGTGCATAAAAATGGCACGTCTTTTCCTGTAGAATTGGCCATTACGCCCATCGAGAACGATGAGCGATATTTGTTCACGGCTTACCTACGCGATATTACGGAAAGAAAAAGGTCTGAGGCCGAGTTGATCCGTGTGAACGACATTGCCGAGCAGTCCATCCGTTCCAAAGAGCGGTTCTTGGCGAATATGAGCCATGAGATGCGCACACCTCTTAATGCCGTTATTGGATTGACGCATTTGCTTGAGGAAACAAGCCTGACGCGGCAGCAATCGCGGTACTTAGAGGCCATCCAGTTTTCCGCCGGATCCTTGCTGGCATTGATTAATGATATTCTGGATTTTGCGAAAATAGATGCGGGGAAAATTGACTTTGAGGAAGTCCCATTCCGCTTAGACGAATTGTTTAAGGGGTTATATGCCATGCTTCGGTTTACGGCAGAACGTAAAGGGCTTAAGCTCCACATCATACCAGATGAGAACTTGCCACAAAGCGTGGTTGGGGATCAAGTTCGGTTGAGGCAAATATTGTTAAATTTGATTGGAAATGCCATTAAATTTACCGAGAAAGGAGAAGTTAAACTCAAGGTTAAGGCAATGTCGGTGGTGGATGGGAAAGTGACCTTGGCCTTTGCCGTCGAAGATACGGGCATAGGCATCCCTTCCGAAAAACTATCGCATATTTTTGATAGCTTTAGCCAAGCGGCCTCTGATACCACGCGGAAATATGGCGGAACTGGGCTTGGGCTTGCCATCGTCAAAGAGTTGGTTTCCCAACAAGGGGGCGAAATTGAGGTTATAAGTGAAGTGAACCAAGGAACGGTCTTCAATGTGTTGTTGCCCTTCCTTGTATCGGATCAAACGGTAGCAGCCTCTGCGGAAAATGAAAATACGGAAATTGACCAAAGTTTACTGAATGTCCGAATTCTTGTGGTAGAAGACAATAACATGAATCAATTTGTAGCACATCAAATGTTGACCAAATGGGGTGCGACTGTTGATGTCGCGGAAAGTGGGCTTATTGCGATCGAAAAAGTCCGTGAAAATACTTTTGATTTGGTTTTGATGGACATTCAGATGCCGGGGATGGATGGGATTGATGCAACCAAATACATCCGCCAAACCCTCAAACGTTCTGCTGCCGAGTTGCCTATTATTGCGCTAACGGCTTCTATGCTGGCCGAAAACCGCACGCAGGTCTTTGAGGCAGGCATGAACGATTTTGTCCTAAAGCCTTTTGAACCTGCGCACCTACGGAAGGTTTTGGTCTTGCATTGGAAAAAGGCACAGGCCAATAGGCAGCCAATGCAGCCTTCTCCCTCGTCTGTAGAAACAACGCTAAGCCCTCAAAAATTGGTGATCGAACCCATTCCGGAAACCATCCAATGGGCAAAAGCGCCAAGTTTCCAACCCGACAACAAGTCCCGCTCTATGGCTCAAGCGGTTGCACAAGCCCCCGTTGTATCCAATAAAGCACCGGACAAAGAAAAGCCCGTTGCGCCATTGGTAGCTCCTCAAACACTGGAAATTGAAATTAAACCAACCGTTCCCAATGGCGATTCGCTCCCTGCAAATTCGGTGAACATCCAACAACTTTTGGATCATTCATTAGGAAATAAAGCATTTGTGGTTCGGGTAATAGACCTTTTTTTGATGCAGACGCCAGAGCAAATTCATGAATTAACCGAGTTTTGGCGGCGTGGAAACTTTGGACAAGTTAAGTTTATTGCCCATAAAATGAAATCATCCGCCCGTATGATTGGCATTGAAGCGCTTGCCCAAACCTTAGATACCTTAGAACATGATTTGGCCGAGGGGAAAACCATGTCCCCACAAGATGGACGAATGCAGTTTATTGTCTCCTTGGTGGATCAAGCCTTGGCCGAGTTGAAGCTGCACAGAAGTAAACTGGCACAATAG